The Paraburkholderia caffeinilytica genome segment TTGCCCGGCTTGAGCAGGAAGTGCAGCAGGAAATCCAGATCTATCAGTCGACGGTCGGCACGCGTGGCTTTGGCGCGCTGCTGGGCAATCCGGTCGTCGCCAGCTCGCTGCCGTCGAACTGGCAGAGCGTCTATACGGCGATCCAGAACGGTGGCTATGCGGGCTTGACCGGCAGCGCCCAGTCGTTGCGCTCGGCGAGCCAGCTCTACAACTGCCAGGACCAGACCGGCATTGACCAGCAGGTGTGCCAGCGTACGCTGAACAAGCCGTTTCAGGACAAGGCGTTCGGCCTTCAGGCGTACCAGACCGAACTGCATGAGCTGAACCAGATCCAGAGCTTGATGCAGCAGATCGACGTGACGCAGGACCCCAAGGGGGTGGCCGAGTTGCAGGCGCGTATCCAGGCAGAGACCACGACGGTCGGCAACGAAATGACGAAGCTGCAGCTCTTCCGGATGCTGGCCGATTCCGAGGACAAGCTTGTGGCCGAGCAACAAAATGAACTGGCGCTGAGTCGGGCTGGCAACACGGCCCGATTGCAGGACCAGATGGTGCCGGCTTCGTTCGGGAACTGAGGAGGATGCGATGCGTGCGCTTGC includes the following:
- the virB5 gene encoding P-type DNA transfer protein VirB5, translated to MTGRTRLAGAAIVWVVLCSGAHAQGIPVFDAQNVVQAIATVARLEQEVQQEIQIYQSTVGTRGFGALLGNPVVASSLPSNWQSVYTAIQNGGYAGLTGSAQSLRSASQLYNCQDQTGIDQQVCQRTLNKPFQDKAFGLQAYQTELHELNQIQSLMQQIDVTQDPKGVAELQARIQAETTTVGNEMTKLQLFRMLADSEDKLVAEQQNELALSRAGNTARLQDQMVPASFGN